Sequence from the [Bacteroides] pectinophilus genome:
TGGTCAATATCCAGACGTGCTGTCTGACATTCTTTCGGATACTTTCTTGCCGCCTGAAATGCCAGTTTCATAAAGATTCCAGAACCAATTGGCAGCATCGTCTTTAACATACTCTCCGGAAAAACAAAATGGGTCCCATGCTCGTAAATGACAGACTCCAACCTGCATGTGTGGGGATGATCTTTCATACGCAGCTCCATACGGCGTATATATTTTGCAGTATCCCACAACACATCATCTTCAGCGCCAATCAGCAATAACGTTCCATGAATTTTTTCAATCTTGATCATTTCTTCTTCTGTAATTGGATGAGCTGTTTCTGAGTCATCAAACAATTTTCTCGAATTAATCATATCACCGGTCCGTTTTGTTTCTTTCTCAATCACGTGCCAGTAGTCCGGATGTTTATAACAAAACGGCATATACGGAAGCGGTTCACCTTTATAAGAGAAAAGTGATTCTCCCTCAATCGGCCATTCCTTACAGCCATCTTTTTTCCCCTGCATAAATCCCTGCCAGATAAAATCACTCGGTGTCAGACCAATCGTCAATGTAAGATCTTCAAAATAAGAAGCGGCAGTTAAAGCAAGTGTTCCTGTAGTGGATGCCCCGACAATTCCTATCTTCTGATTACCATGTGTTTTTAACCAACTGATTGCTTTTTCTATACGTTCCAGCGGATAATTATGATGTCCATAATCCTTTTTTGCCGGAGACATTGTCATCACATTCACACCAAGTTTATGTAACCATTTCACGGATGTTCGTGCCAGATAATCCTCTGAATCATCTCCGATCATGGCAATCATTGCACAGTCTGCGTCCGTTTCACATTTCCAATATGCACCATAAAATCCATCTGTTTCCATTTCAAAATGTCTTTTCTGCATCTGCATCATCTCCTTAATATCAACCATATTTCTCCAAAACTATTATTTTGTTCGAGATATTCCGAACAGCCGGAATCTTCCCAATCACATGATAAATCGGCATAAGTTCTTTCATACCCTCAACCAGACTGACTTCATGCAGGATAGAAAAATTTGCTGCAATCTTTTGTAGTTCTGTTCCGTTCTTAACTCCCCATGTGAATTTTGCATTGCTGCCCTCTATAGATTTTTCTTTCACATGTTTTACAACAAATGGTGACATGGTTTCGACCATTACAGTTATTTTCTGAAATGATTTTTCAATAATAGAAAACATCTTTCTGATGTCCTTCTCACACAAATACATAGTAAGTCCTTCAATTACTACCAGAACATTTTCTCCATGATAATCTATATCGTCGACGTAGGAATCATCCATTGCAGACTTTGCAATCTGATAGATTGGACCTGTTTCCAGAAGAAACTGCTGCCTTATCTTCATAGTCTCCGGCAAATCTACATTGTACCAGCGCAGATATTTTCCCTTCAAACGATAACATCTGGTATCCAGTCCGCATGCAATATTTACAACAACTGTATTTTCATGCTTCCCCAAATATTGCCTGACCATCCGGTCTAATACAATTGTCCTTGCAATCACACCATAAGTCATGGCACTATCTTTATCCGCTCTGGAAAAATCATAATCAAGCCTTTCCACAAGTTCTACGGCAATCTCGTCCTTAATCTTCGCATTTTGTTTTTTTGTTTCTTTTGCTCTTGCATACAGGGTCTGTACCATCGTTTCCGGTACACCTGTCACATCCACTTTTTCTTTCATTGTTTGTCGCCTTCCACTGCCTTTCTTACTTCTTCCACCCACTCTGCACTATGACAGCAAAACAGTTCTTCGTGCTGCATATTGTGTCTCCGGATATCCGGATTTTTGAAATAAGTACAATATCTCTTTTCGTATTTTTTTCCCATCTTTGTTGCGTAAAACACATGGATTGTAGTTCCCGGCACATCAATTCTTTGCCACAATGTCAAGTGGTGAATTAAAAAAGGTAGCCAATATCAAAGAATTTATCTTTGTGGCTACCATTCTGATAATTTTTCAGCCTGACTCATACTGCTTAACTTGTACTATTCGAGAGTACGAATTATAATATGACAATATGGAGGTGCAGTATGGATTACATGACTTTGAAAGAAGCAAGTAAAATTTGGGGAGTAACACCCCGTTGGATAAATTATTACTGTTCTGCAGGACGTATCCCAGGAGCGGAAAAAATGGGAACCGTCTGGCTTATCCCGAAGAATGCAACAAAGCCATTAGACGGACGAAGAAAAGCTGCCGGGCAATCAGGAGGGGAACATCATGATTGAAGTTTATTATGCGGAAGATGACGAAACGATTGGCAAGTCTGTAAAAGAATATTTGGAGCAGCAGAATTGCAAAGTGACTGTTTTTGATAGGATTGCCGATGTCAAGAAAGCATTGATCGGTCATTTGCCTACGATCGTTTTGTTGGACTGGAATATGCCGGACGGACAAGGTAGTGAATTGTGCCTTTGGATTCGGGAAAGATGGATAACCCTCCCTATTGTCTATTTGACGGTTCGCGGTGATTCCCATGATATTGTTACGGGCTTCCAAAATGGGGCGGATGATTATGTGGTAAAACCCTTTGATCTTGCTGTTCTGTATTCGCGTATTTTAGCTCTGCTGCGGAGAACCGAGGGCGTAACCCACACAAAACTATTCTGCGATGACTTGATGTTGGATAAAGAGAAAACGGCTGTTTATAATGGGCAGAAAGAAATCGTTGTCAGCCAGCCGGAGTACCGGATTCTCCTGATCCTGATGGAAAACAAGGGAAAAACGATTACCAGAAACCAGTTATTAGAGCAAGTTTGGGATCGCAGCGGGAACTATGTAAATGATAATACGCTGACGGTCACCATGAAAAGACTGCGGGAAAAGCTGAATCATCCAGCCTGCTTAAAAACGATCCGAAGTTTTGGCTACCGTATGGAGGATACACAATGAGCGAAAAATGGAAACAAAAAATACTTCTGATTTTTCCGTTTGCTGTTCTTGCGGCAGGCATGATGCTTACCACCGCTTTCTTCCTGCACACATACCGGCAGATTGCATTTGAACACACTTCGGCATTATGCGAAACCATATTGGCAAATTCTCCCGAAGCCGAGCCGCAGCTATTAGCGGCTCTGAAAGACTATCATTCATTGACGGAACAAGAACTCAGAGGCAACGATTATCTGGGAAAATACGGATACCGGGCCGATGATTTTTGCTATGATTTCCCACCGGATACCGTGCTTTTTCCGATTCTATTTTTCCTTGTGACCGCTTGTGCTTTTGGGGCCGGGATCTTTCTGTCCCGCAGAAAAAATCGAAAGCGAATCGATGATTTGACCGAGTATTTGGAGCAGATCAATATCGGTGCTGGCTGGACATTGATACAAGCGAAGGAAGATGAATATTCCCATTTGCAGGACGAGATATACAAAACTGTCACGATGCTTTATCAAACAAGAGAAACAGCAGTCGCCGCAAAGAAAAATTTTGCAGAGAACCTGGCTAATATTGCGCACCAACTGAAAACACCGATCACAGCGGCATTTTTATCGTTGCAGCTTATGGAAAAAGAGATTCCGGGGGCTTACGCAGAACAGGTTAAACAGCAGTTGAAGCGATTAAACCGTCTGGAAGAATCCTTGCTCATGCTTTCCAAAATTGATGCTGGAACGCTGCCGCTCAAGCGGGAAAAGGTCGATCTTTATACGGTGTTAAATCTGGCGGCAGATAATCTGAACGATCTGTTGCGGAAAAATCATATTACTGTTGACATTCCAGAAAATGGCTGTATTGAATTTTGGGGGGATTTAGAGTGGACAATGGAAGCCCTCATCAATCTCATAAAAAACTGTATGGAATATTCTAAACCGGGCGGAATCGTCCATTGTGACTATGCAGGCAATCCTCTCTATGTAGAAATTCGGGTATGGGATGACGGGGCGGGCTTTGACACAGAAGACTTACCGCATCTTTTTGATCGTTTTTACCGGGGCCGGCGTGCAGCATCCAATGGCATTGGAATTGGCCTGGCTCTTACCCGTTCCATTTTTGAATTACAGAACGGAACTATAACCGCTTACAATTTGCAAAACGGCGGTGCTTGCTTTGAAATAAGGATATACAGTCACTGAGATGTCACTTTACTTTGCTATACTGTATGCAAAACCATCCGGTAGAAAGGAGAAAGTGACATGGAAATATTAAGATGTGAAAACGTCCGAAAAGTATATGGTGCAGGAAACAATCAGGTTGTTGCACTGGATCATATTGACCTGTCCGTACAAAAAGGAGAATTTGTTGCCATCGTAGGGGCGTCGGGTTCAGGAAAATCCACCTTACTTCATATTTTGGGAAGTGTGGATAAGCCGACAGAAGGGAAAGTCCTGATAGAGGGGACAGAACTATCTGCCATGAACCGAACACAGGCAGCCATTTTCCGGCGTAGGAAAGTCGGGTTGGTCTATCAGTTTTATAACCTTATCCCCACCCTTACCGTCCGAAAAAACATTCTCATGCCGCTCCTGTTAGACAAGCGCAAACCAAATCAGGAATACTTTGAGCAGATTGTACATTCCCTGGGAATTGAAGATAAACTGGAATCACTGCCCAGTCAGCTTTCCGGTGGACAACAGCAGCGAGTTGCTATCGCTCGTTCTTTGATTTATCGCCCTGCCATCCTGCTTGCCGATGAACCAACCGGCAATCTGGATCGGAAAAACGGAGAGGAAATTATTGACTTGCTGAAATTGTCCAACCGCAATTTGGATCAGACCATTCTTTTGATCACCCATGATGAAAAAATTGCGTTGGAAGCGGATCGCATTATCACCATAGAGGATGGAAAAATCATCAGCGATCAGAAACGGAGGTAAGGATATGTGGAAAGACTATTCGACAGGATTTATAAAAAAGAATCGGGCTTCCAGCATATCCGTTCTGGTCGCAGCTTTTATTTCCGCTTTGTTTCTGTCTTTACTGTGCGGTCTATTTTATAACTTCTGGAATTATGAGGTAGAATCCGTTATTTTAGAAGAAGGAAACTGGCAAGGACGTATTACCGGGGCATTTGAAGAAGATATAGTGTCTGAGATCGAAAATTTTGCCAATGTAAAAACGGCAGAAATCAATGAAGATTTATCTGACGGGCAAACGCTTGTCGTTGATATTTGCTTTGATGACATGAGGGCTGTATATCATGATATGCCTCTTATCGCCCAGCAGGCAGGCGTTCCTGAAACTTCCGTATCCTATCATGAATCGCTGTTGTCAAGTTATTTCATCAACGATCCGCAGGATAGCACGCCACCCTTATTGATGGCTTTTTATCTTTTTGTACTCCTTCTAGTGTCAGTGTCTTTGATTTTAATCATTCATAACTCCTTTGCAGTATCTATGAATGCCCGTGTACATCAATTTGGCATTTTCTCCAGCATTGGGGCGACACCGGGGCAAATTCGTACCTGCCTCTTACAGGAAGCGGCGATACTTTGTGTGATTCCTGTTTTACTCGGAAGTTTTATTGGAATTGCTTTGACGTTTGGAGCCATCCAAGCTGTCAATGTTCTCGCAGATGGTATTGTCGGCAGACATGAGGCTACCTTTATCTATCATCCACTCGTGTTTGCCATCACCATTCTTGCCTCGTTTTTGACGGTGCTGATTTCTGCCTGGCTGCCGGCTCGGAAATTAAGCAAAATGACCCCGCTGGAAGCTATAAAAAATACGGGGGAATTGCAGTTAAAACGGAGAAAAAAGTCCCGTATTCTTGCGCTTTTATTTGGGACCGAAGGAGAGCTTGCCGGAAATGCGCTGAAAGCACAGAAGAAATCTCTGCGAACCGCTACGTTGTCGTTAACTCTTTCTTTTTTGGGCTTCGCGTTAATGCTGAGCTTTTTTACGCTATCTGGGATTAGTACAAACCATACCTACTTTGAACGCTATCAGAATGCCTGGGATGTGATGGCAACACTTGAGGACACAAAGATCGAGGACTTTGCTTATACGGATGAAATCCATGCATTGGCTGATACAGATAGCATAATCTATCAAAAGGCAAATGCTGTTTGCTCTGTTCCGGTGGACTCTGTCAGCGAAGAAGTAAAAAGCCTGGGAGGTCTTGAAGCAATCGCAGAAAGCGATGTCCGTATAGCGGATGGGATTTATACCATTCAGGCTCCCATTGTAATTATGGATGACAGCAGTTTTGCCATGTACTGTGAACAGATCGGCGTTTCTTCAACTGAGAATGGAAGTGTTGTTCTTAACCGTATTTGGGATAACATAAATAGCAATTTCAGGTACAAGGAATACGTTCCTTTTTTATCAGAAAACCAGGACACGATGATTTTGCAGAGCCAGGGAGACACGGCTGCGACTGTGACAATCCCAGTTTTGGGTTTTACGCAAGAGCCGCCGGTTTTAAGAGAAGAATATGATAACTATGCCTTAGTTCAATTTGTGTCACTTTCCACCTGGGAACAAATCGAGGAAACGATTGGAAATGCGGAACCAGACACTTATATTCGCATTCTTTCAGAAAAAGAAAGAACCCTGACAGAACTGAGCACGATTGAGGTTGAACTGACGAATGTGCTGGGACACGACATTTCTTTCGAAATGGAAAATCGAGTTCAGGAAAAGCTGGACAACGATGCTATGCTGAACGGATACAAACTGGTCGTTGGAGCGCTGTGTGTGCTGCTGGCCTTCATCGGGATTGCCAATGTGTTTTCCAACACGTTGGGATTTATCCGGCAAAGAAAAAGAGAATTTGCGAGATATATGTCCATCGGCATGACACCGGAAGGTATGCGAAAAATGTTTTGGATCGAGGCCCTCGTCATCGCAGGCCGCCCGGTTCTGATCACGCTGCCGATTACTGCTGTGTTTGTGTGGTTGATGATAACGGCAAGCTACCTGAATCCAATGGAATTTTTGGCCGTAGCACCCATTGTTCCCATCCTGCTTTTTATCGCAACCCTTTTTGGTTTTGTCGCACTGGCATACTATCTGGGTGGCAAACAAATCTTGAAGTGTGATCTGGTAGAAGCACTTCGAACTGATTATATGGGATAATTCTATCAATTCGGACACACAAAAGCCCCATCCCTCGAAATAGAGAGATGGGGCCAACTATTTACGCGGCAATCTCCGGGATTTCCCCGACAAAGTTATAAACGATCCTGACTTCCTGCACCTTCTGGCCGTCCACCTTTTTGACTTCGCCAATTAAAATCTTGCTGATAAGCCGGTTCAATACCGCCTCGTCCAGTTTCTCAATGGCGGCATAGCGCCGGATTTCCTTGATAAAGGTACGGACTTCGCTTTCCTGTGCATCCGCCCGGCTCTGCATCACCGCCAGATCGTGCAGGCGCTTCTGGTTGGCTTCCTGCTCCTGCTCCAGCGCCGCCGTCAACTTCATAAACCGCTGCTCGGTCAGGACGCCTTTGGCCTTATCCGTGTACAGGCTTAAAAACATCCCGTCAATTTCCTGATTCCGGGCTTCCAACCGTTTCCGTTCCTTCTCCGTCTGGGAAGCGTCCACCAGATACCGGCGCTCCATCCGGCTGCTGAGCCGCTGGTAGAACGCATCGGCGTCCTTCATGGCCTGCGCCGCCAGTTCCTGTATATCCTTCAGTACCAGATTATATAAATCCCTTGCTTCAATCTTGTGGCTGGTACAGGCGTTCTTACCCAGCCGGTTGTAGGTCTGGCAGATATAGTATGCCTTGTCAATCGGCTCTCGCATCTCGCCGGTGAAACGGTTTTTGCCGGTTCTGCCGACTTTTTCATACCGCACCTGCATGGACTTCCCGCAGGTGGCGCAGTAGACAAGCCCGTGGAACAGGTTATAGAAGGGGCAGGCGTTGCCTTTCATAATGGTTGGCCTTCGGTCAATGATTTCCTGCACCTGTTCCCATTCCTCCGGTGTCACAATCGCTTCGTGGCAGCCCTCAATGACCTCCCATTCCTCACGGGGGATAATGTCATAAGTGTTGGAGCGGATGCCCTTCTGATGTGTCCGGCAGACAAGATGTGCGCCTTTATAAAAGGGATTCCGCAGGATATGGCTGATCCTCGCACTTCCCCATGAATAGTAATTCACGTCACATTCTGTATGGCTTTTTACTCTGGTAATAGGGATTTTATCATCCATGAGCTGCTTTGCAATCCGCATACAGCCCCAGCCATCCAGCGCCATATCATAGATTTTTCGGATCACCGGCGCAGTATCCGGGTCAAGGATGAGATGCCCTTTGTCCTCCGGGTCACGCATCAGGCCAAGAGGCGGCTGCCCGCCACAGAACTTTCCCTGCCGCGAACGGGTCATGCGCCCCGCCAGCACCTTTTTGGAAATATCCCGGCTGTACATATCGTTCAGGATATTCTTAAAGGGCGTGATGTCCATTTCCTGACGGGTCAGGCTGTCCACGCCGTCCGTGACGGCGATATAGCGTACATTGTGTTTTGGGAAAAAGATTTCGATATAGCTTCCAGCTTCGATATAGTTCCTACCAAGTCTGGATAGGTCTTTCGTGATGACGCAGCCGATTTTCCCCGCCTCAATGTCAGCGATCATGCGCTGGAAGGCAGGGCGGTTGAAATTGCGGCCCGTATAGCCGTCATCCACATAATACTCATACTGGAACATCCCATGCTTTTCTGCAAAGTCCCGGAGCATGAGTTTCTGGTTGCTGATGCTCATGCTCTCATTGTCGCCGCCATCATCCAGAGAGATACGGCAGTAGAGAGCGGTGATTTTCTCATAGACTTGTTTTTTCCTGCTCA
This genomic interval carries:
- a CDS encoding acyl-CoA thioester hydrolase, coding for MQKRHFEMETDGFYGAYWKCETDADCAMIAMIGDDSEDYLARTSVKWLHKLGVNVMTMSPAKKDYGHHNYPLERIEKAISWLKTHGNQKIGIVGASTTGTLALTAASYFEDLTLTIGLTPSDFIWQGFMQGKKDGCKEWPIEGESLFSYKGEPLPYMPFCYKHPDYWHVIEKETKRTGDMINSRKLFDDSETAHPITEEEMIKIEKIHGTLLLIGAEDDVLWDTAKYIRRMELRMKDHPHTCRLESVIYEHGTHFVFPESMLKTMLPIGSGIFMKLAFQAARKYPKECQTARLDIDQRVKNAVAEWKSAEK
- a CDS encoding class I SAM-dependent methyltransferase; its protein translation is MKEKVDVTGVPETMVQTLYARAKETKKQNAKIKDEIAVELVERLDYDFSRADKDSAMTYGVIARTIVLDRMVRQYLGKHENTVVVNIACGLDTRCYRLKGKYLRWYNVDLPETMKIRQQFLLETGPIYQIAKSAMDDSYVDDIDYHGENVLVVIEGLTMYLCEKDIRKMFSIIEKSFQKITVMVETMSPFVVKHVKEKSIEGSNAKFTWGVKNGTELQKIAANFSILHEVSLVEGMKELMPIYHVIGKIPAVRNISNKIIVLEKYG
- a CDS encoding helix-turn-helix domain-containing protein; its protein translation is MDYMTLKEASKIWGVTPRWINYYCSAGRIPGAEKMGTVWLIPKNATKPLDGRRKAAGQSGGEHHD
- a CDS encoding response regulator transcription factor, whose protein sequence is MIEVYYAEDDETIGKSVKEYLEQQNCKVTVFDRIADVKKALIGHLPTIVLLDWNMPDGQGSELCLWIRERWITLPIVYLTVRGDSHDIVTGFQNGADDYVVKPFDLAVLYSRILALLRRTEGVTHTKLFCDDLMLDKEKTAVYNGQKEIVVSQPEYRILLILMENKGKTITRNQLLEQVWDRSGNYVNDNTLTVTMKRLREKLNHPACLKTIRSFGYRMEDTQ
- a CDS encoding HAMP domain-containing histidine kinase produces the protein MSEKWKQKILLIFPFAVLAAGMMLTTAFFLHTYRQIAFEHTSALCETILANSPEAEPQLLAALKDYHSLTEQELRGNDYLGKYGYRADDFCYDFPPDTVLFPILFFLVTACAFGAGIFLSRRKNRKRIDDLTEYLEQINIGAGWTLIQAKEDEYSHLQDEIYKTVTMLYQTRETAVAAKKNFAENLANIAHQLKTPITAAFLSLQLMEKEIPGAYAEQVKQQLKRLNRLEESLLMLSKIDAGTLPLKREKVDLYTVLNLAADNLNDLLRKNHITVDIPENGCIEFWGDLEWTMEALINLIKNCMEYSKPGGIVHCDYAGNPLYVEIRVWDDGAGFDTEDLPHLFDRFYRGRRAASNGIGIGLALTRSIFELQNGTITAYNLQNGGACFEIRIYSH
- a CDS encoding ABC transporter ATP-binding protein, giving the protein MEILRCENVRKVYGAGNNQVVALDHIDLSVQKGEFVAIVGASGSGKSTLLHILGSVDKPTEGKVLIEGTELSAMNRTQAAIFRRRKVGLVYQFYNLIPTLTVRKNILMPLLLDKRKPNQEYFEQIVHSLGIEDKLESLPSQLSGGQQQRVAIARSLIYRPAILLADEPTGNLDRKNGEEIIDLLKLSNRNLDQTILLITHDEKIALEADRIITIEDGKIISDQKRR
- a CDS encoding ABC transporter permease; the protein is MWKDYSTGFIKKNRASSISVLVAAFISALFLSLLCGLFYNFWNYEVESVILEEGNWQGRITGAFEEDIVSEIENFANVKTAEINEDLSDGQTLVVDICFDDMRAVYHDMPLIAQQAGVPETSVSYHESLLSSYFINDPQDSTPPLLMAFYLFVLLLVSVSLILIIHNSFAVSMNARVHQFGIFSSIGATPGQIRTCLLQEAAILCVIPVLLGSFIGIALTFGAIQAVNVLADGIVGRHEATFIYHPLVFAITILASFLTVLISAWLPARKLSKMTPLEAIKNTGELQLKRRKKSRILALLFGTEGELAGNALKAQKKSLRTATLSLTLSFLGFALMLSFFTLSGISTNHTYFERYQNAWDVMATLEDTKIEDFAYTDEIHALADTDSIIYQKANAVCSVPVDSVSEEVKSLGGLEAIAESDVRIADGIYTIQAPIVIMDDSSFAMYCEQIGVSSTENGSVVLNRIWDNINSNFRYKEYVPFLSENQDTMILQSQGDTAATVTIPVLGFTQEPPVLREEYDNYALVQFVSLSTWEQIEETIGNAEPDTYIRILSEKERTLTELSTIEVELTNVLGHDISFEMENRVQEKLDNDAMLNGYKLVVGALCVLLAFIGIANVFSNTLGFIRQRKREFARYMSIGMTPEGMRKMFWIEALVIAGRPVLITLPITAVFVWLMITASYLNPMEFLAVAPIVPILLFIATLFGFVALAYYLGGKQILKCDLVEALRTDYMG
- a CDS encoding recombinase family protein; protein product: MSRKKQVYEKITALYCRISLDDGGDNESMSISNQKLMLRDFAEKHGMFQYEYYVDDGYTGRNFNRPAFQRMIADIEAGKIGCVITKDLSRLGRNYIEAGSYIEIFFPKHNVRYIAVTDGVDSLTRQEMDITPFKNILNDMYSRDISKKVLAGRMTRSRQGKFCGGQPPLGLMRDPEDKGHLILDPDTAPVIRKIYDMALDGWGCMRIAKQLMDDKIPITRVKSHTECDVNYYSWGSARISHILRNPFYKGAHLVCRTHQKGIRSNTYDIIPREEWEVIEGCHEAIVTPEEWEQVQEIIDRRPTIMKGNACPFYNLFHGLVYCATCGKSMQVRYEKVGRTGKNRFTGEMREPIDKAYYICQTYNRLGKNACTSHKIEARDLYNLVLKDIQELAAQAMKDADAFYQRLSSRMERRYLVDASQTEKERKRLEARNQEIDGMFLSLYTDKAKGVLTEQRFMKLTAALEQEQEANQKRLHDLAVMQSRADAQESEVRTFIKEIRRYAAIEKLDEAVLNRLISKILIGEVKKVDGQKVQEVRIVYNFVGEIPEIAA